A genomic region of Serratia fonticola contains the following coding sequences:
- a CDS encoding MacB family efflux pump subunit: MTEQPLLQLRGITRRFQAGEQSVTVLDEVNLTIHRGEMVAIVGASGSGKSTLMNILGCLDRPSAGDYQVAGRNTAQLDRDSLAALRREHFGFIFQRYHLLGDLSAQANVEVPAVYAGFPRQNRQQRAAALLERLGLKERLNYRPSQLSGGQQQRVSIARALMNGGEVILADEPTGALDSHSGQEVLNILKDLHAQGHTVVIVTHDMQIAEHAQRIIEISDGKIIADRQRDNDMSRKRLPQKPDNAASRWQSQRDRFQEAFKMALLAMASQRLRTLLTMLGIIIGIASVVSVVALGKGSQQQVLADINAMGTSTLEVFPGKDFGDMRAAAIQTLRATDADALAQQNYVHSVTPTVSTSTTLRYGNQSVSGSVNGVGEQYFLVRGYHIDSGMAFNRASVDNLMQEAVIDENTRNKLFPAGQEPIGAVILLGNLPCRIIGVAAKKQSGFGSDESLNVWIPYTTAMKRMLGQSYLKSITIRVNDDIDLASAEDGVTRLLAQRHGSKDFFVMNTDSIRQTIEKTTATLTLLVSMIALISLVVGGIGVMNIMLVSVTERTREIGVRMAVGARASDIMQQFLIEAVLVCLLGGTLGVLLSLGIGGLFSQFSTRFTMVYSLASIIAAFVCSTMIGVIFGFFPAKRAAGMDPIHALERE, encoded by the coding sequence ATGACTGAACAGCCGTTATTACAATTGCGCGGGATTACGCGCCGTTTTCAGGCCGGTGAGCAAAGCGTTACCGTACTCGATGAGGTTAACCTGACGATTCATCGCGGTGAAATGGTCGCGATTGTCGGCGCTTCGGGTTCCGGTAAATCCACCTTGATGAATATTCTGGGCTGTCTCGATCGCCCCAGCGCAGGTGATTATCAGGTTGCCGGACGCAATACCGCACAGTTGGATCGCGATAGCCTGGCCGCGCTGCGCCGTGAGCACTTCGGTTTTATCTTTCAGCGTTATCACTTGCTGGGCGATCTCAGTGCGCAAGCTAATGTGGAAGTCCCGGCGGTGTATGCTGGTTTTCCGCGTCAAAACCGCCAGCAACGGGCTGCCGCCTTGCTTGAGCGTTTAGGCCTGAAAGAACGTCTCAACTATCGCCCCAGCCAGCTTTCCGGCGGCCAACAACAGCGGGTCAGCATTGCCCGTGCGTTGATGAACGGGGGTGAAGTGATCCTGGCGGATGAACCTACCGGTGCATTAGACAGCCACAGCGGGCAGGAGGTGTTAAATATCCTCAAAGATCTGCACGCGCAAGGCCACACCGTGGTGATCGTCACCCATGACATGCAGATTGCCGAACATGCACAGCGCATTATCGAAATCAGCGACGGCAAAATCATCGCCGATCGGCAACGTGATAATGACATGTCCAGAAAGCGCCTGCCGCAGAAACCCGACAACGCAGCCAGCCGCTGGCAATCACAGCGCGATCGTTTTCAGGAGGCCTTCAAGATGGCGTTGTTGGCTATGGCGTCTCAGCGGCTGCGTACCCTGCTGACCATGCTGGGGATCATTATCGGCATTGCTTCGGTGGTTTCCGTGGTCGCGCTGGGCAAGGGATCGCAGCAGCAGGTGCTCGCCGATATCAATGCCATGGGCACCAGCACTCTGGAGGTGTTTCCCGGTAAAGACTTTGGCGATATGCGTGCAGCAGCGATCCAGACGCTGCGCGCGACCGATGCCGATGCGCTAGCCCAGCAAAATTACGTACACAGCGTGACCCCCACGGTCTCCACCAGTACCACGCTACGTTATGGCAACCAATCGGTCAGCGGTTCGGTTAATGGCGTTGGCGAGCAGTATTTTCTGGTACGCGGTTATCACATCGACAGCGGGATGGCTTTCAACCGCGCCAGCGTGGATAACCTGATGCAGGAAGCGGTGATCGATGAAAACACCCGTAACAAGCTGTTCCCCGCAGGACAGGAACCAATTGGTGCAGTGATCCTGCTGGGTAATCTGCCCTGCCGGATTATTGGCGTGGCGGCGAAAAAGCAGAGCGGATTCGGCAGCGATGAAAGCCTGAACGTCTGGATCCCCTACACCACCGCAATGAAACGCATGCTGGGCCAGAGCTACCTGAAGAGCATCACTATCCGCGTCAACGACGATATCGATCTGGCCAGCGCCGAAGATGGCGTCACCCGTCTGCTGGCCCAGCGCCACGGCAGCAAGGATTTCTTTGTGATGAACACCGACAGTATTCGTCAGACCATTGAGAAAACCACGGCGACGCTGACGCTGTTGGTGTCAATGATTGCCCTGATTTCGCTGGTGGTCGGCGGTATTGGCGTGATGAATATCATGCTGGTCTCGGTGACCGAACGTACCCGAGAGATTGGGGTCCGAATGGCAGTAGGGGCACGCGCCAGTGACATTATGCAGCAGTTTCTGATCGAAGCGGTGCTGGTATGCCTGCTTGGCGGCACGTTGGGGGTACTGTTGTCGTTAGGGATTGGGGGATTGTTCAGCCAATTCAGCACCCGTTTCACCATGGTGTATTCGTTGGCCTCGATCATCGCGGCATTCGTCTGCTCAACGATGATCGGCGTGATTTTCGGGTTTTTCCCGGCGAAACGTGCCGCCGGGATGGATCCGATTCATGCCCTGGAGCGGGAATAA
- a CDS encoding efflux RND transporter periplasmic adaptor subunit, with translation MSSVKRSKFYLLTAVIVVLITIIFYYKPFAAKEVPRYITAEAQTRDLEQTVLADGTIEAQKQVSVGAQVSGQIKALHVALGDKIRKGERVAEIDDLTQQNALRDAEAALKNVQAQRASKLATLRNNQLAYQRQQKMVARGVGVQADFDSAKATLDATRADINALDAQIVQAQIAVNTAQVNLGYTQITSPIDGTVVAIPVEEGQTVNAVQSAPTIVKVAHLDTMTIEAQISEADVVKVKTGMPVYFTILGEPGKQYRATLRAVEPAPDSINTETTSSSSSSSSSSSSSSAIYYNGLFDVANPDGTLRISMTAQVYIVLDKAENAVVIPATALNGDSVQVVDAGGNITQRPVKVGINNHVDAQIISGLQAGEKVIVSQTSNSTTTSPRRMGPPMGM, from the coding sequence ATGTCATCGGTTAAACGTTCAAAATTTTATCTGCTAACGGCAGTTATTGTGGTTCTTATTACCATCATCTTCTACTACAAACCTTTTGCTGCCAAAGAGGTTCCCCGTTATATCACCGCCGAAGCACAAACGCGCGATCTGGAACAAACCGTACTGGCCGATGGCACCATAGAAGCTCAGAAACAGGTAAGCGTCGGTGCTCAGGTTTCCGGCCAGATAAAAGCGCTGCATGTGGCATTGGGCGACAAAATCCGTAAGGGTGAGCGGGTCGCTGAGATTGATGATTTAACCCAGCAGAACGCCCTGCGGGACGCAGAAGCCGCCTTAAAGAACGTGCAGGCACAGCGAGCGTCAAAACTGGCCACCTTGCGCAACAATCAGTTGGCCTACCAGCGCCAGCAGAAAATGGTCGCGCGGGGCGTAGGTGTGCAAGCCGACTTTGACAGCGCCAAGGCCACTTTAGACGCGACACGCGCCGACATCAACGCGTTGGACGCGCAGATTGTTCAGGCGCAAATCGCCGTCAATACCGCGCAGGTCAACCTTGGTTATACCCAGATTACCTCTCCGATTGACGGCACTGTCGTTGCCATTCCGGTTGAAGAAGGGCAAACGGTCAATGCGGTGCAAAGTGCGCCAACCATCGTCAAAGTCGCTCATCTTGATACCATGACCATTGAAGCACAGATTTCCGAAGCCGACGTGGTGAAAGTCAAAACCGGTATGCCGGTCTATTTCACCATTCTCGGTGAGCCCGGCAAGCAATACCGGGCAACGTTGCGAGCTGTGGAGCCCGCGCCGGACTCCATCAATACGGAGACCACCTCCTCTTCATCGAGCAGTTCCAGCAGTTCATCCTCCAGTAGCGCAATCTATTACAACGGGTTATTTGACGTTGCCAACCCCGATGGCACGTTGCGTATCTCCATGACGGCACAGGTCTATATCGTGCTGGACAAGGCAGAGAATGCCGTCGTCATACCGGCCACCGCGCTGAACGGCGATTCGGTGCAAGTGGTGGATGCTGGCGGCAACATAACCCAACGCCCGGTGAAGGTAGGGATTAACAATCATGTCGATGCGCAAATCATCAGCGGTCTGCAAGCGGGTGAAAAAGTGATCGTCAGCCAGACCAGTAACAGCACAACCACCAGCCCGCGGCGCATGGGCCCGCCAATGGGGATGTGA
- a CDS encoding response regulator transcription factor, with protein sequence MKILLVDDDLELGTMLSEYLTAEGFNATLVLNGKAGVDGALSGNYTAMILDIMLPDMSGIDVLREVRKKSRLPIIMLTAKGDNIDRVIGLEMGADDYVPKPCYPRELVARLRAVLRRFEEQPEEIDKDSVLAYGELTLNPSTRSSEWQGKGFDLTASEFNLLELLLRSPERVVSKDELSEKGLGRPREAYDRSVDVHISNIRQKLGALTANRLSIETVRSIGYRIR encoded by the coding sequence ATGAAAATTTTATTGGTCGATGACGATTTGGAACTCGGCACCATGCTGAGCGAGTACCTGACGGCTGAAGGATTCAATGCCACCTTGGTGCTTAACGGTAAAGCCGGGGTTGATGGTGCGCTTTCCGGGAATTATACCGCCATGATCCTCGATATTATGCTGCCGGACATGAGCGGTATCGACGTGCTGCGCGAAGTACGTAAAAAAAGCCGTTTGCCGATCATCATGCTGACGGCCAAGGGAGATAATATCGACCGTGTGATCGGTCTGGAGATGGGCGCCGATGATTATGTGCCGAAACCCTGCTATCCCCGGGAACTGGTGGCGCGCCTGCGTGCGGTGTTGCGTCGTTTTGAAGAACAGCCGGAAGAGATAGATAAAGACTCGGTGCTGGCCTACGGCGAATTGACGCTGAACCCGTCTACCCGCAGCAGTGAATGGCAGGGGAAAGGGTTTGATCTGACCGCTTCGGAATTCAATCTGCTTGAGCTGTTGTTACGCTCGCCTGAACGTGTCGTGTCGAAGGATGAACTTTCCGAGAAAGGACTGGGGCGCCCGCGTGAGGCATACGATCGCAGTGTGGATGTCCACATCAGCAATATCCGCCAGAAACTGGGCGCACTGACAGCGAATCGACTGAGCATTGAGACCGTGCGCAGTATCGGTTACCGCATCCGGTAA
- a CDS encoding ATP-binding protein, with protein MRGRLFWKILLGFWLTFIMMTQALWVTFAFYGNRHEPPENSLARRIVNLQLTSAATMLRSGGMPALNAMVADWPADDRRFFSVTPAAQPPAAEPNADAETGRLPKKMTAWVKGADQQGYLLSYDVEGLRGEFRPNKRWRLLNIPEPMLWVGGLGGLLFSAVLAWNLTRPMRQLRAGFDRVAQGDLAVRLFPSMRRRHDELSEVARDFDSMAERLELLVSAREQLLHDVSHELRSPLARLQLAIGLGRQNPGNVENSLQRIEHEAGRLDKMIGELLALSRAESSSLPDEEYFDLYGLVDAVVNDARYEAQIPGVDIVLQASSDVEYTVKGNAELMRRAIDNIVRNALRFSSHGQQVTVTLTRVDSLFQIQVSDQGPGVEESKLSSIFDPFVRVKSAMSGKGYGLGLAITRKVVLAHGGQVDAHNGEQGGLVITLRVPRWS; from the coding sequence ATGCGCGGAAGACTATTCTGGAAAATCCTGCTCGGTTTCTGGCTGACGTTTATCATGATGACTCAGGCGTTGTGGGTGACGTTCGCCTTCTACGGCAATCGTCATGAACCGCCGGAAAACAGCCTGGCGCGGCGTATCGTCAATCTGCAACTGACCTCTGCCGCGACCATGTTACGCAGTGGCGGTATGCCTGCACTCAACGCAATGGTGGCCGATTGGCCCGCGGACGATCGCCGTTTCTTCAGCGTGACACCAGCGGCTCAGCCGCCTGCAGCCGAACCCAATGCAGACGCTGAAACAGGACGCCTGCCGAAAAAAATGACGGCGTGGGTGAAGGGCGCCGATCAGCAAGGCTACCTGTTGAGTTATGACGTGGAAGGCTTACGGGGCGAGTTTCGGCCAAACAAGCGCTGGCGCCTGCTGAACATTCCGGAGCCGATGCTGTGGGTCGGTGGATTAGGGGGGCTGCTGTTCAGCGCGGTGCTGGCCTGGAACCTGACACGCCCGATGCGCCAATTACGTGCGGGTTTTGATCGGGTTGCGCAGGGCGATCTGGCGGTTCGCTTATTCCCTTCGATGCGTCGGCGGCACGACGAGCTCTCTGAAGTGGCGCGGGATTTCGACAGTATGGCCGAGCGACTGGAGCTGTTGGTCAGCGCCCGCGAACAGCTTTTACACGATGTTTCTCATGAGCTGCGTTCGCCGCTGGCCCGTTTACAATTGGCGATTGGCTTGGGAAGGCAAAATCCTGGCAATGTGGAAAATTCGCTACAGCGAATCGAACATGAAGCCGGGAGGCTCGACAAGATGATTGGGGAGCTGTTGGCACTTTCGCGTGCAGAGAGCAGCAGCCTGCCAGATGAAGAGTACTTCGATCTCTATGGACTGGTGGATGCGGTGGTGAACGATGCACGCTACGAGGCGCAGATACCCGGTGTTGACATTGTGCTGCAGGCCAGTTCCGATGTGGAATATACGGTGAAGGGTAACGCTGAACTGATGCGTCGTGCGATTGACAATATTGTGCGTAACGCGCTGCGTTTTTCCAGCCATGGCCAACAGGTGACGGTGACACTGACGCGTGTCGACTCGTTATTCCAGATCCAGGTCAGCGATCAGGGGCCGGGGGTGGAAGAGTCGAAGCTTTCCAGTATCTTTGACCCCTTTGTGCGGGTGAAATCGGCGATGTCCGGCAAGGGCTATGGGCTGGGGCTGGCGATAACCCGTAAAGTGGTACTGGCGCATGGTGGGCAAGTGGATGCCCATAATGGCGAACAGGGCGGGTTGGTGATCACGCTGCGCGTCCCGCGCTGGAGCTGA